Proteins found in one bacterium genomic segment:
- a CDS encoding phosphotransferase has translation MLLETHCHTAERSPCSRLPAAQLLRQCLARNLQGAVLTDHHHRWDEEELAALRRDAGVPEHFVLLSGQEVSTADLGHVVVYGAVPSLPEGTRAADIRARHPQAALVRAHPYRHRLEYHESELAAPPLDAVEIFSGNHSAKANSRGLDDWHRFRFTAMAGTDAHGQVPAGTYPTQFDHPVAGIEELAREVRLGRCRPFFKEITRAGANSVVTEVVIGTKGEDGLRPRIILRRALNLRDWAAALRTATLGDEIAARGFAGGRYRLPALLEADAQRLTIIEEGLRGRSLFDRLRVAGPEQARRCLELAAGWLAHLHGLSVAPASPAPFLERERRRLEGYAERFAGAWLPSAPLVRSLAAALLAAERRIVEAEPGGLVQCHGDYHPKNVIIGQDDPEEPRTAFAAAVDLEDAMIAPRAFDVGWFLAHYRHQFGEEPRVLEIAPPERFLADYRAAAGEPAPGFDAEVALFAARADLSIASYLVKLGLGDSAAVDRLLRGIAERVAAVPAGGPTAGAAP, from the coding sequence GTGCTGCTCGAAACCCACTGCCACACGGCCGAGCGCTCGCCGTGCAGCCGCCTCCCGGCCGCGCAGCTGCTGCGCCAGTGCCTGGCGCGCAACCTCCAGGGGGCGGTGCTCACCGATCATCACCACCGCTGGGACGAGGAGGAGCTGGCCGCGCTGCGGCGGGACGCCGGCGTCCCGGAGCACTTCGTCCTGCTCTCGGGCCAGGAGGTCTCCACCGCCGACCTCGGCCACGTCGTGGTCTACGGCGCGGTGCCCTCGCTGCCCGAAGGGACGCGGGCCGCCGACATCCGGGCGCGTCACCCCCAGGCCGCGCTGGTGCGCGCGCACCCCTACCGCCACCGCCTCGAGTACCACGAGAGCGAGCTGGCCGCGCCGCCGCTGGACGCGGTCGAGATCTTCAGCGGGAACCACTCCGCCAAGGCCAACAGCCGCGGCCTGGACGACTGGCACCGCTTCCGGTTCACGGCGATGGCCGGGACGGACGCGCACGGCCAGGTCCCGGCGGGGACCTACCCCACGCAGTTCGACCACCCCGTGGCGGGGATCGAGGAGCTGGCGCGGGAGGTGCGGCTGGGCCGGTGCCGCCCGTTCTTCAAGGAGATCACGCGCGCCGGCGCCAACTCGGTCGTGACCGAGGTGGTCATCGGGACCAAGGGCGAGGACGGGCTGCGCCCGCGGATCATCCTGCGCCGGGCGCTCAACCTGCGCGACTGGGCCGCCGCGCTGCGGACCGCGACGCTGGGCGACGAGATCGCCGCACGCGGCTTCGCGGGGGGACGCTACCGGCTGCCCGCGCTGCTCGAAGCCGACGCGCAGCGGCTGACGATCATCGAGGAGGGGCTGCGCGGACGCTCGCTCTTCGATCGCCTGCGCGTCGCGGGGCCGGAGCAGGCGCGCCGGTGTCTCGAGCTGGCCGCCGGCTGGCTTGCGCACCTGCACGGCCTGAGCGTGGCGCCGGCGTCTCCCGCGCCGTTCCTCGAGCGCGAGCGCCGGCGCCTCGAGGGGTACGCGGAGCGCTTCGCCGGGGCGTGGCTGCCGAGCGCGCCGCTCGTGCGCTCGCTCGCCGCGGCGCTGCTCGCCGCCGAGCGGCGGATCGTCGAGGCGGAGCCGGGCGGCCTCGTGCAGTGCCACGGCGACTATCACCCGAAGAACGTCATCATCGGCCAGGACGACCCCGAGGAACCGCGGACGGCCTTCGCCGCGGCCGTGGACCTGGAGGACGCCATGATCGCGCCGCGGGCCTTCGACGTCGGTTGGTTCCTCGCGCACTACCGCCACCAGTTCGGCGAGGAGCCGCGCGTGCTGGAGATCGCCCCGCCGGAGCGCTTTCTCGCGGACTACCGCGCCGCGGCCGGAGAGCCGGCCCCCGGCTTCGACGCCGAGGTCGCGCTCTTCGCCGCCCGGGCCGACCTGAGCATCGCCTCCTATCTCGTGAAGCTCGGCCTCGGCGACAGCGCGGCCGTCGACCGGCTGCTGCGGGGCATCGCGGAGCGGGTCGCGGCTGTCCCCGCCGGCGGGCCCACGGCAGGGGCTGCACCATGA
- the amrS gene encoding AmmeMemoRadiSam system radical SAM enzyme: MKEASFYAKADDWKVRCSLCAHHCLIKPGDVGICGVRRNEGGTLYSLVYGRAIAQHVDPIEKKPLFHFLPGTTSFSVATAGCNFRCRHCQNADISQLPRDRGAILGDELPPDEIVRQARAAGCASISYTYTEPTIFFEYAYDTAVLASAAGLKNVFVSNGYITAEPLRAIAPHLHAANIDLKSSRDAFYTSICGARLQPVLDALRLYRELGIWLEVTTLVIPGENDSDEDLAGCAGFIAKELGTDVPWHVSAFHPTYRLTERPRTPAAALRRAVDIGRAAGLRHVYEGNLPGEGETTACPGCARPVIERLGFRVTANRLRDGRCPHCGGAVAGVWS; this comes from the coding sequence ATGAAGGAAGCATCGTTCTACGCCAAGGCCGACGATTGGAAGGTGCGCTGCTCGCTCTGCGCGCACCACTGCCTGATCAAGCCCGGCGACGTCGGGATCTGCGGCGTGCGGCGCAACGAGGGCGGCACGCTGTACTCGCTCGTCTACGGCCGGGCGATCGCGCAGCACGTGGACCCGATCGAGAAGAAGCCGCTCTTCCACTTCCTCCCCGGCACGACGAGTTTCTCCGTCGCGACCGCCGGCTGCAACTTCCGCTGCCGCCACTGCCAGAACGCCGACATCTCGCAGCTGCCGCGCGACCGCGGCGCGATCCTCGGCGACGAGCTGCCGCCGGATGAAATCGTGCGCCAGGCGCGCGCCGCCGGCTGCGCCAGCATCTCCTACACCTACACCGAGCCGACGATCTTCTTCGAGTACGCCTACGACACGGCGGTGCTCGCGAGCGCGGCCGGCCTGAAGAACGTCTTCGTCAGCAACGGCTACATCACCGCGGAGCCGCTGCGCGCGATCGCCCCGCACCTGCACGCGGCGAACATCGACCTGAAGTCCTCGCGCGACGCCTTCTACACGTCGATCTGCGGCGCGCGGCTCCAGCCGGTGCTGGATGCGCTGCGGCTCTACCGCGAGCTGGGCATCTGGCTCGAGGTCACGACGCTCGTGATCCCCGGCGAGAACGACAGCGACGAGGACCTGGCGGGGTGCGCCGGCTTCATCGCGAAGGAGCTGGGTACGGATGTGCCGTGGCATGTCTCCGCCTTTCACCCGACCTACCGCCTGACCGAACGGCCGCGGACCCCCGCGGCCGCGCTGCGGCGCGCCGTCGACATCGGCCGGGCCGCCGGGCTGCGGCACGTCTACGAGGGGAACCTGCCCGGCGAGGGCGAGACGACGGCCTGCCCGGGCTGCGCGCGCCCGGTGATCGAGCGGCTCGGCTTTCGCGTCACCGCAAACCGCCTGCGCGACGGCCGCTGCCCGCACTGCGGGGGCGCGGTCGCCGGCGTCTGGTCCTGA